ACATTTAGGAACAATTCTacttcctgctgagagccacaaAATAGTACCTTGAGATCTACAGAAGCAAAACACCTTCCTCTCCGTGAATAGAGAGATCTGCGAATCGCTATATGTTCATAAAGAGATGTGGCAAATAAACTAGATCCTGCGAAGGCTACAACCTGGGAGCTAGTTAAAGCCTTTGTGATTCATTAACACATGAGTTGTGAGCACTGTTACAGGACTAAATGGTATTCAGGGAGTCTGAAAGAGATCATGCCATGACTAATTCCCAGCAAAATGTCTCAGCATCAACTTAGCAACTCAGGGGATATCATTAGTGTGCCCTCAGGAAATTGCCTGGCTGGGAGGCAAGCctattccttattcacacaggtaCTATTATTTACAGaagatactatatatatattttcagtggTATTCACACCACTTTATGTTTCTTGACAATGGGACATGCTTTATTATAAGACTGTCTACCTGAATAGCAtgctaagaaaaaaaactgtagtttttgagaaaTTAAACCATGTTAAAAAACAATCTTttgaatgtttaaataatttcataaataGCAAGATAATGTTCTGATATAAGTGAACATCAGATTCCTCAGATGTGGGTCCAAGCCATATGTAAGCTGTAATTCTTACCACACAGCCACATGAAATGCATGTCCACACAGCATACAGTGAGCTGGGCATGAACCCTGGAAATAGTTCCCATTCCGTTGGAGGTTGTTGCTGTCATTGTGAAACATCTGGATTGGATGCCCATTGAGCTCTGAAagccatgttttttcttttccttttttcttaaaccGAGCTTTTGAAACTACATTTCATAGGAAGGCCACAGCAGATGGGTGCTGAACCTTACCTAGCAAACCAGAAGGAAAAGACCTGTTCCCTTGTTCATCAGAGGAACTGAGGCTCTGCCTCGCTTCTGTGCCCTAGAGAAAAGGTGCATGTGTTGCGTGGACCTTTTGTCCTTGATGTTTCCACTGATCACGAACGTGGTCTGCATCTGATGACTTCAGACCATGAGATctctaaaagtttattttaaattctatcttTTCATGTCAGACTGCAGTAGTGATCTGAGTTAAACCTAGATCATTGAACTCCTCTCTTCCTGAAGAACTGTACGAAGACATCTCCACGACTAGTCATACTGGTTTATTCATCCCATCGACGTCCCTCAGGTAAGCAGGATCCTGAACTGTATTTCGGACTCTGCTAGTGCTCTGCCGCTCCATCCTCATCTTCAGTGGAAAGCAGAAGTCCCGGAAACACCGCTTGAAGTTTTCATCAAGAAAGGCGTAGAGAATGGGATTCAGGCTACTGTTGGTATAGCCTAAGGCGATGCAGAAGTAATAGCTGGagagagcagctgtgctgtgggaGGTGCTCCCCAGAGCCTCCACCAGGATGAATATGTGAATGGGAGTCCAGCAGACGACGAAGaccgccaccaccaccaggaCCAGTCTGGTGATCCTACGCAGGTTGCGATCTTTCTCTCGGGAGCCAGAAAGGAGCCGGACGCTCTTGAGACGCAGGATCATCAGGGTGTAGCAGACGATGATGATAAGGACAGGGATCACGAAGGCAAAGATGAAGACGCAGATCTTCATGAAGAGGTCCCACCAGGAGTAGTCATCATCTGGGAACTGCAAGGAGCACTCAATGACATCGACGTCTGGCGGAGGGCAATAAAAACCACAACACAGAAACCTGTTATTGTTATTACCGTGGCTGCAAAGtgttttaaatatgaattttaatacCTTTTATTGCAATGGTCCAATTATGGTAAGATGACATTACCTGAAGTAGATCACCAAATTACTAATGAATACTGTATTTTGTTAACCATCCTAATCTTTGTGCATGGAACAATGATGATAGTCACTGTTTACTGGTAACATACACAATACTGTAGAATTAAGATTAGCTGACAATCTTGCTCATCTAGTTGCAGAAGTTGGTTTGACACTGATGGCTTGCAGAAGAGGTAAAGAGTTAATGTATACCATGAGTACTTATTTCTATTTCCATTCATTAACACTTCTCCCAGACCTAAGGCTCTGGCAGTAAAAAAGCTAATGTCTATTTGTAATAAATGACTAAATATTTCAAATCTAGCCACTGAATTTAACAAAAGCCAACTTGTTTGAAAAACATTAACTGGTTTACAGGAAATCATTATGTGGGTCAACAAAAATTGATATGGAATTTGTTTAAATATGACTCAAGTATTGTCATTTAATGGAACCAATGACACTCATTGTGATTAAGGGCATTACTGAAACACAAGTAAAACctttggaggaggtgggggagaatcatcatcatcatcaagggAATTCTGAGTAAATCAggcacatttattttcatttttaccaaCATTATTATGTagctcagataaaacaaatatttgtatgtGATTACTTAGAAAATTGCTATAtttgctctgcttctctttgctGGGTAGTATTCTCTTTGGAGTAGCCTTAATATTAGGAAGACCAGGGACTCAGGATGGACACCTTCTAAACTATTTTTGTGGGTGTCCCATGGGCTCACCTTTCCCCAAACACCAGCTAGCCCACATTTCCAACCCCTGCCCCTGAGAAGTCAGCGAGCACACAGCAGAGCTCTCTTTGCCCTGGTCCTTCCTCACAGACAAGGTAGTCATGAGCAACACCATGAGCATGATTacagtaatgaaaatattttcttctgacttTGGAAAAATCTGCCTCAAAAATAGcacatgaatattttttaaatagcaaaacagCTCTATTAatgttttctaaaacattttaatgcaATCTTAATAGAATATCCAATCTTACTagaattttaattacatatactttaaaataaaaaggatataATCATTTTTGACAATTAATAAAGACTATCTTAGAGACCTTCATGTATCAGTGAAATACCAGATCAAACCTTGGAGTAGTAAATGAACACTTCCAGAgaaatttgtcatttttgattttttaaaaaagtcattgtCCAAAGTAATATTACTATGAAGACTATTAACTTTTGCTTTAGTGTTTAtggtaaatgatttttaaatcattactATTATAATAGAATATAAGATATCCATTAAGCAACTTTTGATGGgtgacacatgaaaaaaaaatctgagttcaATATAAATATTCTGTTCTGGGTTTTGACTTGTTTGTTGAATCTGGTAGAAGAGTTTCCTTGGAGGTAGGGAccatggtttgttttgtttttttctgcttagCTTTTATTTTCAGCATTAGTTGTTTCCTGTGGCTGACCTCAGCTTATATGTCACTTCAGAGACGTTTAGATGGAGGTCTGTCTCTTAAATGGTCCTCTCCTCGGTAACTTACACTTTGTCTACATGTTATATTCACCCAATTTCCCAGACAGAAGCCTGTCTGATCTGTAATTGTGTGTTACCTTCCTAACATTTTTCTCTCCATCCAGAATGTGAACTGCCTTAGTGGAGAAACCCAGCCTGCCTTAATCAACACTGAATCCCTGGCAACTAGGGTAGTACCTGGAACATGTGGTGCATAAACAGAacaaattgttaaataaatgaacaaacaaatacataCCACATGAATAACAAACCCTCGAAAGTGTGTCCTAATTACAGTAGTTATTATGGAAAAGTCACCGGCTAAGCTAAGCTAAGCAGAAGCCGCACAGGGCTGCTGTTTAATTCGGATAGACCTTTAACTCCGAGGCTCAGCTTCCTCCCAAACAAACTGCCCTGCATGTAGTGGGAGATGGTAAGTATTAAACTGGGTAAAATAATTAACAACAGCTACTTTACAAGACTTTGGGAAACAAACGTCCCACTACAGAGTTGGAAATATCCTCCAGAAATGTCAATGAAGCTGAATTTGTAGCGTAAAGAGAGTGCTGAGGCAATCATCAAGAATCCCAGTGCACTTCACATTATGCTAAGGGgatcaagccaggcacagaaagacaaatatcacatgtcctCAAGCACCATATttgggaggttaaaaaaaaaacctgaacttacagagatagagagtagaaccTCTAGTGgtgaccagaggctgggaagggttgtGGGGAGGGGGATATACAGGGGTTGGTTAATGCATACGAAATACACTTAGAAGAAAAAGGATCATGTTCAGTAGCACAAGaaggtgactacagttaacaataatttattatatatttcaaaataactaaaagagtgaaattggaatgttcctaacacaaacaaatgataaatacttgaggtgatgaatatcccaattaccctaatttgatcatcacacattgtatgcttgtatcaaaatagcACTGGTACCCCCTAAATATGTACACCTATTATGAATTCATAAAAACTaagcatttttgaaaaagaaattcctgTCCAAGCAtgccatttttattaaatgttctGTTTCAGGAAGAAGGGGGCATTTTCAGGTTGAAGTATCCATACAACTGCCTCAGTTTAACAGGCAGATTTtggtttctttatatattaatatcagaGGGCTGTGGCTTCTGCTGGCTCCTGTTCCAGCATCTCATGGTTGTCATAATTATAGAGTTAGTTCTAATAGCTAAACTAAAGCTTTTCTTGTGTGTATTCATTTTGTTAAGAATAATTGTTTCTGCTTATAGCGATTATAATAATTCTTAGCTACTATAAAAAAGTAAGAGCAGACTATGAATCCTcacataatacacacacatatactacaGTATGGAAAATATTAGAGTCAATATTTTACATTCACAAAGTGAAAGTTTTGCCTCAGAAAAGTTTcttgcactttatttctatttgctGTAGGCATGAAGAAACAAAATCCTATGTGTGATTAATCatattttgaaatgcaaatatGATAAAGTTGGGCATTTCTTAAAATTTACCTAGTAGTATAGCTTGACACCTGCTATGGCTATGCTAGAAATTCATTTTGTAGTTTCAGAGGGAAAAGATCAGcttcattaaaaaacaatgaataaagtcattatacatttgttcaaATCCACAGGACACATAACCCGGAGAGTGAGCCCTCCTGTAAACTCCAGGCTCTGAGTGATAACGACGTGTCAGTGTGGGTTCAGCAGCTGTAATAAATGGACCACTCTGTAGGGGAGGATGTGCCTGTGTGGGGTAAATGGAGGTAAATGAGGTAAATGGAAGCGCCTCTCTGTGCTTTCTggtcagttttgctgtgaacctaaaactgtaaaCTGAAACCTAACTAGATtaagtctaaaaacaaacaaaccatgtaTCATGCAAGACAAGCTATGATTTTAGTGCCTTGCCCTTTCACTATGACCTGGAAAATCCTCACTATATACACTCAGTTATCTGCTCTCACAGGTATTATGAACCCCCTAGTAAACTGGAGCATTTATATACCTGCTGGAGCATTAAACAGCATGAGTAGGCCCAGAGTGACTATTCTGCTCACTTCCCCATCATTAATTTCTAAGAGGAACAAAGATGCTTTCTATAGCTTTATATTTTGCTAGTAAAGCAAAACTCCTAGAACAGTACCTCTCACCTTGGCTGCAGGTCAGAGTCACCTGGAGAGAGCTCAAAAATCTTGACACCCAGGCTGTACCCCAGGTCAATTACACCAGACCCTTAAGGGGtgggatgcaggcagcagtgttTTCTAAAGTACCCAGGTGATTCCAGTGTGCAGCCCAGAGTGAGAACTACTGTCCTAGAAATACAGGAAAAACATCAacagggggccgggcgcagtggctcacgcctgtaatcccagcactttgggaggccgaggcgggcagatcacgaggtcaagagattgagaccaccctggccaacacggtgaaaccctgtctctactaaaaatacaaaaattagctgggcatggtggtgtgtgcctgtagtcccagctactcgagaggctgaggttgaacccgggaggcagaggttgcagtgagccgatatcgcgccactgcactctagcctggcaacagagcaagactctctctctcaaaaaaaaaaaaaaaatcatttggctGGTTTGCATGGGGTAAAACCTGATATGTCCAAAATCAAGTGGTTCTGCTCATCTGTAACTACCATCCGTTAACTTGATTTTGAATGGCCTACAGCCAAAGCTGTTAAAATAGTGATTTGGAGGTTATCCTTTAggaataaaagaggaaagaacCAGCATATGTCACCAATAATTTATATCCcttgttaaagagaaaaaaaggaatgagaaggTGTGTCCTGGACATGCCAGGTTGTACTTTAAAATTCCACATGCCTGTGGTTTCTTACCTCATCCTCACCCCTCCACTTTCTAGTAAACATTGCCAGAATGGGAGACAGGTCGGGCATCTCTCTTCTGGCAATGTCATTATTGCATTCTGTGTTTAGAGGTGGAAAGGGACACAAAATTGTTCTACTTCTCATCTTCCATGGATTTAGGCACTACATTTCCGTCGTCTTTTGGCATCGATTTCCACTAAATATGTGGCCTACTCACGCTCAAATTAAAAGTCTATGTAATTTGAAGCTAcatttttatgaacagaatgaaaTGACTGCTCTTACCTTCCCTGACTTTGGTGCCTCCAAGGACTATTGCAGAGATGCCAACAGATGACGACAGCAGCCAGATGCAGATATTGATGATCTTTGCCTTCAAGGGTGTGCGGAAGTCCAAAGCCTTCACGGGGTGGCACACGGCAATGTAGCGGTCCACGCTCATCATGGTCAAGGTGAAGATGCTGGTGAACATGTTGTAGTAATCAATGGAAATTACTATCTTGCACAGCACATCCCCAAAAGGCCAGGAATTCATCAAGTAGACCGTACTCTGAAAGGGCATGGTTGTAGTAACTAAAGCATCTGCCAAAGCCAggttaaatatgtaaatgttggTTGCTGTCTTCATCTTTGTgtatctaaaagaaaagaaacaatagcaTTTCCCTCCATTTTCAAGGCAAACCCATAAGGTGAATGTGTTTGTGATAGCCTTTGGATTACTGATTTTGCTTCTTCATTCAATTATTCTTATATTCATTGAGGGTCTAACATGTAAAAGGACTGTTCTAGACATTGAtaggaaaaatggacaaagatcTCCAACTTTGTTGTTTATTCTAgtgctttgtttaaaaaatttaaatataggaGATACAGAAAATAGCAGAGATAGATGAATAGACATATAGATCTAGCATTGCATATAATACAGATCTTTATTTTGTGGCTGACAATTCATCTTAATCCTGCCCAGAGTCGCTTGGCTTTAAGCATTTTTCAAACactatattcattttctttgacttgtttaaaacatttttttcctcagggTTATTTTGAGAAATCAATCATTATAATTATgatgtattttgaaaatacaaaatggttTTCAATTTTGATATATGCTCAGTTGCAATGGCTGAAACACAATTAGGTTTGCTGATTTTTGTTCTCCAGTGCACcattaatttgtcattttaaatatattatataaataaagcaGATTGAATTCTGCTCTTACACATCATAGCACTAAGCATAGTATGGTacagcagaaaagaaataattctgtCTTTCTTTACTCCTTGAGATATTTTCTAAGCACGTAATATGTCTCATCTTCCAATTGAGAGAAGAGTAATTTTCAAGGTAGGTAAGAAAGATTGCTTCTATGCCTAAGTTATTCTTTACATTATAACATGATGTTTAGGACAACTTAATTTTCAACTAAGACTGAGTTAAGAGGGTTGTTTTGCTTAGAGAATGCTTCCTCAAATATCCATAGAGTATTAAATAAATGTTCCAAACCATACCATCAGATTTTCAAAGGCCAAGAGCTGAAATATGTTGGGAAAATCCATACGTTGATTACTTTCTACAGCCTCAGATTTGAAGACCTTGTCACAATTCAAGCGTGCCCCATTTGATACATGAATTTCCACATGAGAAACAACTCTGAACATTTCATGATAGAACAGAACAGCCCTTGCTCCTCTTGGAGGCAGTGTggtctcatgtgaactcagacaATCCTGAGTCTGAACTCAGAGAATGACTTATCTGATTTTCAGTTCCTGCTAAATAAGAATCATAAAACCTAACTCACAGTACATGAGACAAGGGCAGTAGATGGCCTGATGCACAGGTtcacactccagcctcagtgtccactgccttccctccccacctcccatctCTACTCATTAGGAAGTGGCTGTGTTTGGGGTCAGCTGGGAAGGCATTGTGAAGACAGGTACTAGAGTTGGTATCTGTTAGTTTCCATTTGGATGTTCTGCTTACTAAAGAGTGATTTAATCTGGAAAGTGAcgagtttatttaaaaatgtgttttgccTTTATACTTTTTATTCAGACATTATTAAATGACCTATAAGTTTTAGATAGTGACTAAACATGGATGGCCAAGTTCTCATAGCACAGGCTTTAGAAAAGCAGAGATAGCCAAGCAAGGACAGTTACTGAGAAGGAGCCACATGTTTCTAATGAGAAAGACTGAAATGCTAtctgttcagatattttcttaaaaatatggttTTATGTTTGAAAAAAATGCATCTTACAAACCTAACTTCTACTCTTTCAACTCCTCCCACCCCAAAACCCCAGATACTAGCAAGGATTCCAGCAGGAATCTGACTCCTGCTCTTGTATTTTATGACTCTGATATTCCCCTCTTTCTTTATGAAGTCAGAGTGGCATTCTTTTTGCTATAAACTTAGGCAGACCTGGGTTCTAGTCCTTATTTTTCAAACTAACGAGTATATTTTAGAGG
This genomic stretch from Pan paniscus chromosome 7, NHGRI_mPanPan1-v2.0_pri, whole genome shotgun sequence harbors:
- the OPRK1 gene encoding kappa-type opioid receptor, with the protein product MDSPIQIFRGEPGPTCAPSACLPPNSSAWFPGWAEPDSNGSAGSEDAQQEPAHISPAIPVIITAVYSVVFVVGLVGNSLVMFVIIRYTKMKTATNIYIFNLALADALVTTTMPFQSTVYLMNSWPFGDVLCKIVISIDYYNMFTSIFTLTMMSVDRYIAVCHPVKALDFRTPLKAKIINICIWLLSSSVGISAIVLGGTKVREDVDVIECSLQFPDDDYSWWDLFMKICVFIFAFVIPVLIIIVCYTLMILRLKSVRLLSGSREKDRNLRRITRLVLVVVAVFVVCWTPIHIFILVEALGSTSHSTAALSSYYFCIALGYTNSSLNPILYAFLDENFKRCFRDFCFPLKMRMERQSTSRVRNTVQDPAYLRDVDGMNKPV